The genome window GGATGTACAATACTGCACAAAAAAACTTGTGCGCTCtagatgtttagattcttatccACCATAATACCATCAGGGAGGCATCTGATTGTTCAGAAATTAATTCTGCAGTATGATAAACAAGCTACCTGCGAGTACTTTGCAAAACTGTGCACCAGTGTACATGGAAGAACTGGTGCTGTTTTCAAGGCAAACTTTGATCACACCAATACTAATTTGATCTGGGGGGTTTTCTGTTCACTGCACAAGTTAAGTCATAACAACTAATAATTGCATTACTTTTGAAAGCATCCTGTTGGTGTGGGGCATCAAATGCAGAAACAGAGTAACGTTAGCTTGGAGATAAAGTACATTAAGTTTTAGCTTCAGTAAATGTGTGGACAGCCGTCACTGTAGCCCTCTGAACACTTTCGTTGCTTAGAGGAAATTTCGATGAAACAGTTGGAAAACAGTCAGCTCCTACAGTTACTCTTACTCTACAGTCAGCTATAATATCAAACCATTAATCACTGACATGTCATTAGGTATCTCGTTACCAGCTGCTACACAACTCCAGCTAGCCGTTTGGCTAGtctcagtgacagtgaagctgGCTCTGGTTACTCTCGTCTTGCGACtcaaattgtttatttattagctAATTCAACTCACCTCTTGAACCTGTTGACGTCGGCTGTAGTTTAACTGGACCGTTTGATATACAGTGTCGTAACGTTAGTTTTGGCTCTGCACCCAAAACACTTCCTCTTAGCGAGGTGGCCGGTCGACGATTACCGTAGTCCTAGTTAATTATTATCAAGAATATACAGAGTGGGTTGGTTGGCATCTCAGACAACGAACACTTACTTAGCGGTGTTGAGCCACTTCCATTGCTTCGTGCTTTTCCTGCCGGCGTACAGTCAGCTGGgataaaaataattgttatgACCTCCGGTTGTGTTTTCccctcaaaataaaacagcaatcTGAGCTGCGTCTTTATTTAAAGGATAGAGAACCTTAAGTACATGTGTGGATCACATTTAATCTGGTTATAGTAACTGTGAATACTTTTGCAAAAAGTCGATTTCAAATAGCCTCAACAATCAAATAAATATATGGaaacaatttttattttgaaggctcCGTTTCCGGCTTAATTCCGCTTCAGCCGCGATTGATTCTGGGAGCTGAAGTTCTATGAACAAAATGTTTGCTGCAGTCAGAAGAACCCATATCAAAATAGGTGATGGAATTtaattaagtacatttactcaagtactgttaTTAAGTGCaatttttgtactttttcttttaaattcgTAAatggtcacaagccaaaaaaggTCCTGATATTTCAAAGTTGTATTTACAATTACtcatgtacttagttactttttTTTGCCAGTGGCTACAGGTGCTGTTAAGTTGCACTTCAAGTACAAACAAGATCCTACAACAAACTTGTGAAGGATCACCCTAACACAACATTGTCATATGCCTTCATACTATCAGCACAAAAATAACGACTGAGgacaaaacaaatttacaaacatgtttaataAGTTTTCTGGGGAAAAATGGCCCCAAAGGCACCATGCGTCTTTTATTGTTAGATACATTTGTTTGATTATATAGTCCAACCTCTACTTTGAAGTATAAAATTGCAATGCACAATGGTAACAAAGACAATAGTAAACCACcttaaaccaaaaaaacaaaacaaaacaaaacaaaaaaacctgccCACACCATTCAGAATATGATACATTAGATATCTCATTATTAATTATCAATATCAGCACAGTCACACATTATTTTCAGTGAAGCATATGGCAGACACTGAAAGTCAAAAGACAacagaatcaaaacaaaacattaatctTGATaatggcaaaaaaacaaaaaaaagtctgtatAAAAGATAAATTGAGAAACCTAGAGGAGGAGTGTTATTGTATCTAGCTTGTGAAATATGACATTCAAAGCCAGGTGCAATTATTCCACCATACAATATCTTAAATTTGAACTTTATAGCAAAATTGTCCAGTGAACCACACAGAGTAGACACTCGTCCAGCAGGACCCACGGCTCGACAGTTAATCCTGTCTCTACTTTGAGTCCTGCAATACTTTTAACATCTCCATCACaatggaaaatgatcaatacatctCCAAGTACCCCACCCTGCCCTCCCACTATTTGCTTACCAACCCTATAAATAACAATCAATGGTCATActccacagcacagagacaataGCTCTCATTCAAGACAATTATTTAGTTTGAtttcaaaatgatttcatttgtaatgtcagtaaaaaaaaaagtcttaaatatCAAAACTGAACTTTTATCAATGAATGCAGCTTCTCCACACATTACACAGAGAAGGGTGAAGCAAATGAGCCGACTTCACAGCATACAatctcttttttaaacaaaagaaacagtgaTTAACTTCTCTCCACTTTAGCCACGGTCTGAGTTGAGTGCTGAGTTAACTGATCACAAATATGAACATTAAGGCTCCCCCCTGCCCCACCCTGCCCTCCAAAAAAATACTCCTATGTAACACATATTCCTTTAGCATCCACTGACTCACAGTACAGaaacaattctttttttttttttcaattaggCTACATAACTCAAGGCAGAAAATAAGCACTGCTGTTGCTTCACCCCTCTTCTTGATCTTTTAAGTGCAACCAAGCACACGTCTTCATACAGCGAGAAATAATGGGGGATCTCGTAAGGATGGTAAAGCCTTGGCTTTATGTCAGGCTAGCAATGATACAAGGCATCCTTAGTGTCAAAAGTCTGTTATAGATAGATGCTTGTAagacctgattttttttaaaactgtgtaataaaacattaaaaaaagcagAACCTTAATAATATGGTAACACAATAAACCTTCTCCCTGTACACTTGGACTGTAAAACTTGGgacgatttttttttttcaaagtaacaGGCTACATGAAAATTAGTTATCCCATACCATTCCTCTTTGTGCCCAAATACAAAAACTGCCTCAAAAGACGTGAATCTGAGAGGTTTCattcaattcttttttttttttttgacaaaatacACCTGTCTGACTATTTTCTGTTCattctgttcatttaaaaacaagagGTAGTAAAAAAAAGGCAATCCAAAGTGGCAGGCAATGATATAATCTTTGGAGAAAAGGCACTTTCCTAACAAACCTACTGCAACAACACCACTTGGCTCTGGTTTTCCCCCTTCCGTGGTCCTGTTCTCTCTTCTTTATCAATCTTATATACACGCCTCTTATTGCTTAGAGTGTGTTCCCTTGGAAACCGTGAGAGTCTTCTCAACCCTAAACACATTCTCGTTCCctcaataaaacatttcaagttCCATCAATTACCTTGGCAAAAGTGACCCACTTCATCTAAAGCATGTTTAAACACATGGAAAATAGCTGGTTGTTCGAAAAATCTGTAATTCTTCAAAATTTCTTTGCGTGTCGGCCAGTTGagattcattcttttttttccttgcgtatgatacttttttttgttgttaaagcATGAAATATCTGTCCTTGTTAGTAAGGTCTAGCattgtttgaatgtttgtttgctttttagTTTTTCCTGGATGGTTGAGCTGGTCGAAGAGAGATTGTATCACGCTTTTCGTCTGGCTTTTCCAAAACCTCCCTGAAGAGCTGTTAGTCTTTGACAAGTCTGTAGACGTGATACTGAGCTCCGTGTTCACTTGTGGAAACCTCAAAAACAAATGCTATACAGAGCAAGGTCTCCTGGGTGTCGCGGTTCGTCACCACCTGAAGGGGCGAAAGGAAAATGTCAATGGAGGAAACAAAGAAGTGCAGTGACAATCAATTTCTAAACCTGTTAAAGTTTGACAATTTGGGAAATATGATTATTGGCTTTGAGgctgagagtcagatgagaggattgatatcCCTCTTATGGATCATGGTTAGTGCAATCTATACAAAAACCAAGATGTAAAAACCACACACTATGGTTTTACAGTGGTGCGGGGCTTGCTGTTTGCAGCCTTTattctaagctaagctaactggctgccagctatagcttcatatttattctGCAGACTCAGAATGGTATCAATCCTCCCATATAACTTGTAGGCAATAAAATgccccaaaatgtcaaacaataaCAATCCCATATAATCGACTGCATGTTACCTGTAGGATAGTGAAGTTTTCAAGAACACTGTTCATCATGTATTTTTCAGGCAAGTGTTTGAGTTTGTGGATAAAGTTGATCATGTACTCGCACATAGGAGAACGGTGGATCCTGTAAACACACTTTCCTCCCTCCAGGCGGGCGTACTctgtctaaaacacacacacacacacacacacacacaggatagTGAGTTAAAAGTGAAGTTGGAGTGAGGGCGGCCATCTACTACAATCTGATAGGTCCTATATCAACTGTGTTTGAAAGGAGAGTAGTCATCAGCTCATGTTTTACCTCTACTTTCTCGACAACCTGCTTGCCAAACGAGCAGACTTTGGTTGAAACGGTGATCGTCATGTTCTCAATGCTGCCATACTGGCTGCTGACGCCGTAGAAAGAACCAGGGCCGTCCTGCATGCCACTGCTGTTCAGGTCCGCCTGCAGAGGGCACAGATTTCATATCATATTCATATTAATGCATCGGCATTGCATGTTTTGACACATCCTATAAAAAGGCAGCTGATAGCACACGAATCGTCAAGTCACAAGAACATTTTAAGTTACTTTACAAAATTCTTGAGACTAGATGTTTGGGGACAAACATAATGTGTGCACTGACAGttaacaaacagaaagagaaatgctGTGTACATGATGAAGCAATGCTCTGTGAAATGTCTTGTCTATAATCTTAGGATCTGAAGTCCTTCACTGATACAATCACCATGGTGTCACAGGAAAAGGAAGCAGTTTGCATAAGCTGTAATTTGCTACCATGTGTTACCATGAAAATGTGAAGTAATAGTTGAAGTCTATAGTGGCAAACTTGCTAATGAGCAAGTTGCCTAAAGTGAGGCAAGTTATGTGATTTTGAAGATGGGTGTATGAACAGATTCTTTTATTGCCTCCCACTATGAGTAATAAACTAAAGAAGATTCCAACATAAActggaacaaagaaaaaatgctcCACAACTAATAACTggcaaatgatgatgatgatgacgacgaccCACCCAGAATTTAACTAGGAAGAAAGCGTTCTGAGGGCCTTTCTCATAAAGCTCTTTGAGCCCGCCCTTCTTCTCAGGGAACTTGTCGTAGATCTGCCGGATGTCCACAGCCTCGAGGAGAGGGTCGCTGTAGGAGGGGTTGGTCTGTCCAATGTGGACAAACAGATGTTTGCTGTACTGCAGtggacagagacaaaagagacgagggtggggtggggtggggcatGGTTAAACCTCATGACCATTAGCTGCAAAGATCATGTGACATTCTGTTGACTTTTGAGAGTGAAGAGAGTACAATGATCCAGATGGGGTCCGAGATGCCGTCCATCACCAAAATCATCTTTTGAACAATTTCCAGTGACTAATAAGCTTTATAGAATTTGTTTGGTTCCCATATATAGGAAGCTTTAACTTACGTTGTCTGGGTCTCTCTGCACCTCCATGAAGGCTGAGTACTCCAGCATCCGCAGCTTAGAGGAGGCGATGGTCCGGTCCTGCCACACTGGTACTGCGGTTGCAGTTGGTGCAGGGGGAGGCGCCAAGGGCTCATAACCTGGacagcccacacacacaaacacacacgcaaatttattttaaaaacagccacagtgacagtgagatGCCATTTCCAGATCATTTACTATTTTAATTTCTCACAGATTTTTTCCTTCACACTCACTTGGTATGGATTGCGGTACAGGACCTGATAGGCTTGGGTATGGTGGCTGTGCAAAAGGTTTGATACTGAAAGACAATGAATGATGTAATGAGACAAGGACATATAAACCCTATAACAACATAAATAAGAACATCTGATTTTTGTGGCACATGGgtcttatttgtatttttgacagAACTCCTTATGTTAGTGTCATGGTGTTAGCATGTGTTGCTGCACCAGCTAGGCGTAAGTCCACCTGCTTCATTGCTTCTTAATGATGCAAAAATAGCATCAATTCATTATGATTTTactgacaaatgaaataaaatttaataaaacatttatagaCTTTGGTCCTCTTGAACACTATGACGATTTATCCACCCTATTCATTTTTTAGTCTCCATCAAATATGAAGCAGTTAATTTGCCCGGCGGTGGTTTACATCAGTGCaggaaacatacagtaaaatacagtgcaGAATAAGAGTTAGTGCTGCTTTGTGCTCACTGTTGGACCTTGGCTATGGGGAACTTACGCATGGCTGGTGCGGCCAAGCCCAGGAGTCCTTCCCGGGTTGAGATCTAGAACCAGCCTGGTGTGCGAAAATGTGATTCGTTAATCATGCCTTGCAATACCCACCTGATTATTTAAACCTAACCCCCTCACTGACTCTCTCATTTCTGCATTTACTGATCTCCAATGACAACATCTCTCTTAACAAACTATACACGCCATGGTGCCTCCCAGCAGATGTCTTGTGGGATCAGTAGAGGGGTTTACTTACTCCTGAGAGGGTCCAGGCTGTCCTGGGATTGGAGCAGGCCAGAACTGAagaattaataaaaacagtcaaTTGCTGCTTCAAATTAAATGTTGCAAAATCTAATGTAACATTTCACAAGTGACAACGAcagaatgtgtttatgtgctgtaaatgcacagaaaatgaatggaggTCTCACTCTGGCAGGTTGGTAGGGGGCAGGAGGCAACGGTGGAAGATGATTCTTTATCATGCTTGGTGAGACGATCTGTGCAGATGATAGTGCTGCCATGTTCTGCAGGGCTTTGTCTTTAGAGGCCTGATCCTACAGattgacacacagacatgagggGAGTAAACCACAAGGTGGCACCACAACGTAAACATCTATCTACTGCTGTATGCGATCCTAAATGCTCACAAGTAACAGTGGCAGTGGTTGTGTAAGGTATTTGTAGCTATTGAACAACATCTGAATTCtaaaatcaatacattttacaatattGTGGATAACCTCCAACAGTTATAATGAGCTTTACAGGAGTTTAGCTTAACatggaataaaaacaataactgTGTGCTAACACTATTGTTTTAATCATCttaaaaaatgtgaaggaaCAACAATTTTTGAAAGAGCAGCTGGAGAGAATGAAGCAAGGAGAAGAACAGAGAAGATGAAGCAGCATTGCCCAACAGGTATTTAAGCTTGGGTCACAAGACAAATTGAAGGTCTGTTAGGTCTGAAGGTGTGTTATCAGGATCAccacaagaaaaagaaaataaaaagagtgcATCAGCTTGGAATGCAGTTTTGTCTTCATGTTGCATCTGAGAGTAAACACTAACAAATTCAGCTTTTTATTATGCGGATGAAAGCCATTCAATGtagcacaaaagaaaaacaaagccaaccaattcatttccactgtgcgtggcacataaaaacaaactcaaagcTTGTTTACTTTCATATGAATATTTCAAACTTAATGAAAAATGCatcctctgttctttttttcatgttttcaaaaGAATGCATCTCAGCTTATTCAGATATCATTTTGCGATTAAAGGAAAGATGCCTAAGAAGCGAGACCCCGAATCAAAGAGTGACACCTTGTGCAAAGCAAGCGAGACTTTGGGCTTTTAGCAGAggctgggggtggggtgggggggactaCGCTACATCAGGCAGGATGTGCAGCAGTGCTGTGTTCATAGCGTGGCTGTTTTCCTAAGCATTGCTTCATTATGGGATAGCAATGGGGTGGGACGCCATGCCAGCAGAGGGCCATAGCAAGGGGACAGTGCACTGGTGCTGCCAAACAAAGGGGAGGAGGGAAGCATATTGCACAAATCAGATTCACTTACCAAATTCATCGCCTGaatcaaaaaagagagaaaccaTTAGTGCTGTACGGCTCTATATAATGTGTTAAGAGTTTGTTTGAGATTAAGAACTGaactgcttctcttttttttccatactaTAAATGTGGTTTTCAAAAATTTACACCACGAATGACAATTCATCATGGTTTAGCAGTTATTAAGTTCAGTGGGGTGTCTATGTTATATGTAGCAACTGTAGGTGGCATATTGGAcaacaggaaaatgaaacaatagGGAACATTTCAAGTCTTTGCAAAATATAAAGCAAAGGATAAGGACATAATTTTAatgaatctaaaaaaaaaatctctatatAATCTGTGAGCGTGAGTAATTCAACAGAAGGGAAACATGATGCAAATAAGAAAAAGTCAAATCCTTGGAGGCTTATTACTGCACAAGCCTTCAGTGTGCTTCGTCAGATAAACAGTTGGTACATACAATGTGTAGCCATTTCAGCAGTTACACATTATACTACACTTTTTATATGTCTGTTCAGCTGATCATTCATGAGCTGATattaaataattacaaaaaaatgttgcagttacagttacagcatCAGACTAAGGTGAACTGATGAGCCATTACAGTCAAATGACTAAATTAAAGGTGACTTCAAGAGGTACATGAGtatgaagtgatttttttcatgttcattttgCTACAAAAATGTCTCTAATGTAATATTTTGAGTTGTGTGAAGGAGTCAAAACAGGGATGGCTGTTtgtgcaaaaaaagaaagaatagaataaatcacaattaacCCCTTCAAGCAGAGAGgataaaagtttgttttaaacCTTGAAACTTGAAGAACCTAAGACCTGATTTTAGAACATAATACTGCATTGCTTCATGTTTTAGAGCTTTGCTTTCATCAAAATATGTAAGATGAAGAGTGCTGATCAACTGAGCCCCAGGGaaggggaagagaggaaagcTATGGCTCACTATGAACAGTCTTGTACTTTGTATTCAAGATTAACTTGACATTTATGGAGAGCTCAGAAACTTGAATCAGTGGATGAATGAGCTGATTCTTGCTTCTGTATACAATAGAATTACTTGTATGTGATGTAAGGAAGAAAGGAGGTTGATGCAGATATCACACCAGCTATAGCTGGGTGGATGAGCTACACACGACATTACTGAAAAGATGGTTATAACTGCATGACAACTGACAATTGACAACTGTGCTGATGTACAGTATACTAGGGCATTAGTCTGCACAAAGGGGTTAATTTAAGTTGAAGTTAGCATTACAGAATGACACAGTGTTCTTAGTATTTACTTGTATCTGCATTATGGACTGTATCTAAATATGCAAAAACTATAAAAAGCATGAAGAGACCAGAGGGATTGGAAGAAGTATAAGACAAGTCAAAATGCCGATAACAATCAGATTAATCTTAATTTATGTTCAGTTTTACAAAAGAcattacaaacagacacattagAGGAACTTAAGGTAGCAACTAAAGTAAAGTAGAGAGAGTTTTAGGGGAAGGAGAAGTCTCAGAGAAGTACAGTATGCTGCAGAAGCATGCCTGGCACAGAGGAGAGATACAGAGCTGGAGCATCATGCAGCTAAACAACTCACTCACTGGGCTCATCATAACAGCTTGTGTAGCATTCCTTTAAAGCAGGGGCTTTAGAATCACCTATTACACTTTAATTTTAAGAAAGAGATCAGGTCCATACTTATTGCAGCTTGGGCCTATGGTAGAAgttaaaaagctctgtctctttgtgcaCTGCATGCATGATACGGAAGCAGGACTGTGGTTATTTTCTTTCCAGAGCATTAACTCCTAATCGTTAAACAATTGCCAAGCTTGCATCCACTTGTCTAGCAGGAACTGGCCTTGCATCAAAGCAAGGATTGATAATATGCACAGATTAACTGGTTAGTGCAAAGCCAAGCTTTTTACCAGCCCCGCCGAGCCCGCGGTGAAGCGCATACCTTTAGCTTTGACTGGATCTCGCGAGATTTTCTCCGGGCGAGAACCTGCAAGTGGCTAGAAACCTGCACAGAAGAATAGCcaagaggagggaagaggaaaaggagacagggagagaaaagacaagggaagaaagagagaagccGTAAccaaagaggaaagagatgcTCAGTCAGTGTTGCCGGGTGGCAGGCTGGCAGCACCTACCTTTATACCCGCCTGGTATTCGCGAACTTTCTTCCGTGCTAACACCTGTATGTGACTAGACACCTAAAGGGGTGTGAAACAGTTTTTGAGCATAAAAACAGCACTCACTCaggtacatgcacacacatacacatgcctTCAAGtgcaaacatgtacacacacacaaacacgcacaatCACAGTAATAACACACAAGGTAGGAgttataaattaaaaatagtACATGCAAAGTaaaaaatctgattcagtaGCTCATTCGAGATGGTAATAGTCTACATTTCTCTTGGTATCAGATcctatgaaaagaccaaaaccaacaatgacttGATACTACTAAGATGTTTAGCTTGATACATTTTAGTCCTCTGTTCCATAGACCAACCCCCCCTCGCTCCCAACTCACTaaagaacaaaatgtgaattaatcCACAGGAGAAAATAGTCCTCAACCAATTTACTCTTGTTCATGTAACATTTGCTAAAGAAATTGCAGAGctcttttgaaaaatgaaacaatatatCAGTGATGCTTTTCTAAAGATTTAAGTACTCAGTAAGAACCACTGGGTTTTTGGTTGACTGC of Lates calcarifer isolate ASB-BC8 linkage group LG12, TLL_Latcal_v3, whole genome shotgun sequence contains these proteins:
- the tead3b gene encoding TEA domain family member 3 b isoform X8 translates to MDGDAEGVWSPDIEQSFQEALAIYPPCGRRKIILSDEGKMYGRNELIARYIKLRTGKTRTRKQVSSHIQVLARKKVREYQAGIKAMNLDQASKDKALQNMAALSSAQIVSPSMIKNHLPPLPPAPYQPARFWPAPIPGQPGPSQELVLDLNPGRTPGLGRTSHAIKPFAQPPYPSLSGPVPQSIPSYEPLAPPPAPTATAVPVWQDRTIASSKLRMLEYSAFMEVQRDPDNYSKHLFVHIGQTNPSYSDPLLEAVDIRQIYDKFPEKKGGLKELYEKGPQNAFFLVKFWADLNSSGMQDGPGSFYGVSSQYGSIENMTITVSTKVCSFGKQVVEKVETEYARLEGGKCVYRIHRSPMCEYMINFIHKLKHLPEKYMMNSVLENFTILQVVTNRDTQETLLCIAFVFEVSTSEHGAQYHVYRLVKD
- the tead3b gene encoding TEA domain family member 3 b isoform X4 — encoded protein: MDGDAEGVWSPDIEQSFQEALAIYPPCGRRKIILSDEGKMYGRNELIARYIKLRTGKTRTRKQVSSHIQVLARKKVREYQAGIKVSSHLQVLARRKSREIQSKLKAMNLDQASKDKALQNMAALSSAQIVSPSMIKNHLPPLPPAPYQPARFWPAPIPGQPGPSQDIKPFAQPPYPSLSGPVPQSIPSCPGYEPLAPPPAPTATAVPVWQDRTIASSKLRMLEYSAFMEVQRDPDNYSKHLFVHIGQTNPSYSDPLLEAVDIRQIYDKFPEKKGGLKELYEKGPQNAFFLVKFWADLNSSGMQDGPGSFYGVSSQYGSIENMTITVSTKVCSFGKQVVEKVETEYARLEGGKCVYRIHRSPMCEYMINFIHKLKHLPEKYMMNSVLENFTILQVVTNRDTQETLLCIAFVFEVSTSEHGAQYHVYRLVKD
- the tead3b gene encoding TEA domain family member 3 b isoform X2, with the translated sequence MDGDAEGVWSPDIEQSFQEALAIYPPCGRRKIILSDEGKMYGRNELIARYIKLRTGKTRTRKQVSSHIQVLARKKVREYQAGIKVSSHLQVLARRKSREIQSKLKAMNLDQASKDKALQNMAALSSAQIVSPSMIKNHLPPLPPAPYQPARFWPAPIPGQPGPSQELVLDLNPGRTPGLGRTSHAIKPFAQPPYPSLSGPVPQSIPSYEPLAPPPAPTATAVPVWQDRTIASSKLRMLEYSAFMEVQRDPDNYSKHLFVHIGQTNPSYSDPLLEAVDIRQIYDKFPEKKGGLKELYEKGPQNAFFLVKFWADLNSSGMQDGPGSFYGVSSQYGSIENMTITVSTKVCSFGKQVVEKVETEYARLEGGKCVYRIHRSPMCEYMINFIHKLKHLPEKYMMNSVLENFTILQVVTNRDTQETLLCIAFVFEVSTSEHGAQYHVYRLVKD
- the tead3b gene encoding TEA domain family member 3 b isoform X1, coding for MDGDAEGVWSPDIEQSFQEALAIYPPCGRRKIILSDEGKMYGRNELIARYIKLRTGKTRTRKQVSSHIQVLARKKVREYQAGIKVSSHLQVLARRKSREIQSKLKAMNLDQASKDKALQNMAALSSAQIVSPSMIKNHLPPLPPAPYQPARFWPAPIPGQPGPSQELVLDLNPGRTPGLGRTSHAIKPFAQPPYPSLSGPVPQSIPSCPGYEPLAPPPAPTATAVPVWQDRTIASSKLRMLEYSAFMEVQRDPDNYSKHLFVHIGQTNPSYSDPLLEAVDIRQIYDKFPEKKGGLKELYEKGPQNAFFLVKFWADLNSSGMQDGPGSFYGVSSQYGSIENMTITVSTKVCSFGKQVVEKVETEYARLEGGKCVYRIHRSPMCEYMINFIHKLKHLPEKYMMNSVLENFTILQVVTNRDTQETLLCIAFVFEVSTSEHGAQYHVYRLVKD
- the tead3b gene encoding TEA domain family member 3 b isoform X10, which codes for MDGDAEGVWSPDIEQSFQEALAIYPPCGRRKIILSDEGKMYGRNELIARYIKLRTGKTRTRKQVSSHLQVLARRKSREIQSKLKDQASKDKALQNMAALSSAQIVSPSMIKNHLPPLPPAPYQPARFWPAPIPGQPGPSQELVLDLNPGRTPGLGRTSHAIKPFAQPPYPSLSGPVPQSIPSCPGYEPLAPPPAPTATAVPVWQDRTIASSKLRMLEYSAFMEVQRDPDNYSKHLFVHIGQTNPSYSDPLLEAVDIRQIYDKFPEKKGGLKELYEKGPQNAFFLVKFWADLNSSGMQDGPGSFYGVSSQYGSIENMTITVSTKVCSFGKQVVEKVETEYARLEGGKCVYRIHRSPMCEYMINFIHKLKHLPEKYMMNSVLENFTILQVVTNRDTQETLLCIAFVFEVSTSEHGAQYHVYRLVKD
- the tead3b gene encoding TEA domain family member 3 b isoform X6, coding for MDGDAEGVWSPDIEQSFQEALAIYPPCGRRKIILSDEGKMYGRNELIARYIKLRTGKTRTRKQVSSHLQVLARRKSREIQSKLKAMNLDQASKDKALQNMAALSSAQIVSPSMIKNHLPPLPPAPYQPARFWPAPIPGQPGPSQELVLDLNPGRTPGLGRTSHAIKPFAQPPYPSLSGPVPQSIPSCPGYEPLAPPPAPTATAVPVWQDRTIASSKLRMLEYSAFMEVQRDPDNYSKHLFVHIGQTNPSYSDPLLEAVDIRQIYDKFPEKKGGLKELYEKGPQNAFFLVKFWADLNSSGMQDGPGSFYGVSSQYGSIENMTITVSTKVCSFGKQVVEKVETEYARLEGGKCVYRIHRSPMCEYMINFIHKLKHLPEKYMMNSVLENFTILQVVTNRDTQETLLCIAFVFEVSTSEHGAQYHVYRLVKD
- the tead3b gene encoding TEA domain family member 3 b isoform X9, whose protein sequence is MDGDAEGVWSPDIEQSFQEALAIYPPCGRRKIILSDEGKMYGRNELIARYIKLRTGKTRTRKQVSSHIQVLARKKVREYQAGIKDQASKDKALQNMAALSSAQIVSPSMIKNHLPPLPPAPYQPARFWPAPIPGQPGPSQELVLDLNPGRTPGLGRTSHAIKPFAQPPYPSLSGPVPQSIPSCPGYEPLAPPPAPTATAVPVWQDRTIASSKLRMLEYSAFMEVQRDPDNYSKHLFVHIGQTNPSYSDPLLEAVDIRQIYDKFPEKKGGLKELYEKGPQNAFFLVKFWADLNSSGMQDGPGSFYGVSSQYGSIENMTITVSTKVCSFGKQVVEKVETEYARLEGGKCVYRIHRSPMCEYMINFIHKLKHLPEKYMMNSVLENFTILQVVTNRDTQETLLCIAFVFEVSTSEHGAQYHVYRLVKD
- the tead3b gene encoding TEA domain family member 3 b isoform X5, whose translation is MDGDAEGVWSPDIEQSFQEALAIYPPCGRRKIILSDEGKMYGRNELIARYIKLRTGKTRTRKQVSSHIQVLARKKVREYQAGIKAMNLDQASKDKALQNMAALSSAQIVSPSMIKNHLPPLPPAPYQPARFWPAPIPGQPGPSQELVLDLNPGRTPGLGRTSHAIKPFAQPPYPSLSGPVPQSIPSCPGYEPLAPPPAPTATAVPVWQDRTIASSKLRMLEYSAFMEVQRDPDNYSKHLFVHIGQTNPSYSDPLLEAVDIRQIYDKFPEKKGGLKELYEKGPQNAFFLVKFWADLNSSGMQDGPGSFYGVSSQYGSIENMTITVSTKVCSFGKQVVEKVETEYARLEGGKCVYRIHRSPMCEYMINFIHKLKHLPEKYMMNSVLENFTILQVVTNRDTQETLLCIAFVFEVSTSEHGAQYHVYRLVKD
- the tead3b gene encoding TEA domain family member 3 b isoform X3 → MDGDAEGVWSPDIEQSFQEALAIYPPCGRRKIILSDEGKMYGRNELIARYIKLRTGKTRTRKQVSSHIQVLARKKVREYQAGIKVSSHLQVLARRKSREIQSKLKDQASKDKALQNMAALSSAQIVSPSMIKNHLPPLPPAPYQPARFWPAPIPGQPGPSQELVLDLNPGRTPGLGRTSHAIKPFAQPPYPSLSGPVPQSIPSCPGYEPLAPPPAPTATAVPVWQDRTIASSKLRMLEYSAFMEVQRDPDNYSKHLFVHIGQTNPSYSDPLLEAVDIRQIYDKFPEKKGGLKELYEKGPQNAFFLVKFWADLNSSGMQDGPGSFYGVSSQYGSIENMTITVSTKVCSFGKQVVEKVETEYARLEGGKCVYRIHRSPMCEYMINFIHKLKHLPEKYMMNSVLENFTILQVVTNRDTQETLLCIAFVFEVSTSEHGAQYHVYRLVKD
- the tead3b gene encoding TEA domain family member 3 b isoform X12, encoding MDGDAEGVWSPDIEQSFQEALAIYPPCGRRKIILSDEGKMYGRNELIARYIKLRTGKTRTRKQVSSHLQVLARRKSREIQSKLKDQASKDKALQNMAALSSAQIVSPSMIKNHLPPLPPAPYQPARFWPAPIPGQPGPSQDIKPFAQPPYPSLSGPVPQSIPSYEPLAPPPAPTATAVPVWQDRTIASSKLRMLEYSAFMEVQRDPDNYSKHLFVHIGQTNPSYSDPLLEAVDIRQIYDKFPEKKGGLKELYEKGPQNAFFLVKFWADLNSSGMQDGPGSFYGVSSQYGSIENMTITVSTKVCSFGKQVVEKVETEYARLEGGKCVYRIHRSPMCEYMINFIHKLKHLPEKYMMNSVLENFTILQVVTNRDTQETLLCIAFVFEVSTSEHGAQYHVYRLVKD